From Ananas comosus cultivar F153 linkage group 8, ASM154086v1, whole genome shotgun sequence, one genomic window encodes:
- the LOC109713946 gene encoding plastidal glycolate/glycerate translocator 1, chloroplastic, producing the protein MAAASTIRIRPAVSALPLTTSTLRKPTSIPTTRCPRPSLPRPIVSSRFNPSSSPPPRSLGPRFGFRHTDNGDDDVRHRNLLVPARSAGTEAGQAAFGFPTIVKFLHLAVSLGIILAADKLLRKAFLAASIKFPSALFGMFCVFSVLMILDSTAPSAATGFMNFFEPATLFIQRWLPLFYVPSLVVLPLAVRDVPAASGLKIFLILVGGWLASLMVAGYTAITVRRIVQTEMIPAEPMTKPSPFTAVELWAWAAIFVLSFALALVYPTALSTSAGTCLPFLLAATVLGYMIGSGLPSNVKQVFHPIICCAASADLAALAYGYLSRSGMDAVLGNYLTKVSSNPGAGDILMGFLGSVIISFAFSMFKQRKLVKRHAAEIFSSVIIAAVFSLYSTAIIGRLVGLEPILTVSILPRCITVALALSIVSFFEGANASLTAAAVVLTGLVGANFVQAVMDKLRLNDPIARGIATASSAHGLGTAALSAKEPEALPFCAIAYALTGIFGSLICSVPAVRQSLVLIAG; encoded by the exons ATGGCTGCTGCTTCTACCATCCGAATTCGCCCAGCTGTCTCCGCTCTCCCTCTCACCACATCTACGCTCCGAAAACCAACCTCCATTCCCACCACGAGATGCCCCCGTCCCTCTCTCCCGAGACCCATCGTCTCCTCCCGTTTCAATCCgagctcttctcctcctcctcgatctcTCGGACCCCGATTTGGTTTTCGCCACACGGATAATGGCGACGATGATGTGCGGCATCGTAATCTTCTAGTTCCGGCGAGATCCGCGGGAACTGAAGCAGGGCAAGCTGCTTTTGGATTTCCCACC ATCGTCAAATTCTTGCATTTGGCGGTGTCACTAGGGATAATCCTTGCTGCTGATAAGCTTCTCCGCAAGGCCTTCCTTGCGGCGTCGATTAAGTTCCCGAGCGCGCTTTTTGGGATGTTCTGCGTGTTCTCTGTGCTGATGATCTTAGATTCGACAGCCCCTTCTGCCGCGACGGGCTTTATGAACTTCTTCGAGCCAGCAACGTTGTTTATCCAGAGGTGGCTTCCTCTGTTTTACGTTCCGTCGTTGGTGGTTTTGCCTCTCGCAGTGAGGGATGTCCCTGCGGCCTCCGGGCTGAAGATTTTCTTGATCTTAG TTGGGGGCTGGTTGGCGTCACTAATGGTTGCAGGATATACAGCCATAACAGTGAGAAGAATTGTCCAGACCGAGATGATACCGGCTGAGCCCATGACGAAGCCTTCTCCATTCACAGCAGTGGAACTTTGGGCTTGGGCTGCCATCTTCGTTTTGTCATTTGCCCTAGCACTTGTTTACCCGACAGCACTCAGTACGAGTGCAGGAACCTGCCTCCCTTTCCTACTTGCTGCTACCGTCTTGGGTTACATGATTGGTTCTGG GTTACCATCAAATGTCAAACAAGTGTTCCATCCAATCATTTGCTGTGCAGCTTCTGCAGATTTGGCAGCACTAGCATATGGGTATCTCTCCCGATCTGGAATGGATGCTGTTCTAG GCAACTATCTCACTAAGGTATCCTCAAATCCTGGAGCTGGTGACATACTGATGGGTTTTCTTGGCTCTGTTATCATATCATTTGCTTTCTCAATGTTCAAACAGAGAAAG CTTGTGAAGAGGCACGCGGCAGAGATTTTCTCATCAGTCATCATTGCTGCCGTTTTCTCATTATACTCGACTGCTATTATAGGACGATTGGTTGGTCTTGAGCCAATATTGACCGTATCAATTTTGCCGAGATGTATAACCGTGGCACTAGCCTTGAGCATAGTGTCTTTCTTTGAAG GTGCAAATGCTTCTCTTACTGCTGCTGCGGTTGTTCTTACTGGTCTTGTCGGCGCAAATTTTGTCCAAGCAGTGATGGATAAACTTCGTTTGAATGACCCTATTGCTAGAGGGATTGCGACAGCTTCCAG TGCACATGGACTGGGAACAGCCGCATTGTCGGCAAAGGAACCTGAGGCTCTTCCATTTTGTGCTATTGCTTATGCTCTCACTGGCATCTTCGGCTCGCTGATCTGCTCCGTCCCTGCAGTGAGGCAAAGTTTAGTGTTGATTGCTGGGTAG